A window of the Clostridia bacterium genome harbors these coding sequences:
- a CDS encoding SpoIIE family protein phosphatase → MKAVRESIKQSARYNSYIFLASIILSALAVFLAAYFLEHEFSQVMSVASYLTWHNLFEFISILVSFSIFAVSYYTYEQTRRLRSIFIGNILLLTGMLDAFHTLSFKGMPDFFVANDGANRATTLWIISRLIISAGFFASCFIPKEKRSLLNRKIFIIPSLAASVLILVTVTYYPEVFPLMFDEKSGITGIKKILEILVIVLFLLTTAKFLYEYEKTRDYLIVMLAAALILGVFSEWAFVSYKNDVHNIYNYLGHVYKFVSYFIIFRVIFIYNVKQPYIELSLAKNELKEYAENLDRTVEKRTQELRLINQRLLEDLEYARDIQKAILPSTLPKEQGVSFCARYFPAERVSGDFYNIFKIDENNIGMYIGDVAGHGVPAAMLMVFLNQSIKTISEANEKKSEILKPSEVLKSLYTSFNRTNFKEDVYVVLIYAVYNIKDKRLTYSSAGINVPPLIIKKDTGVTEMEVKGFPICKFIEYYSAEYADETLQLKKGDKIFFYTDGLVEAENEVRELFGENRLKGLLRENREYTCLKLIEKIEKTFFRFLDKKILKDDITFFVMEVQ, encoded by the coding sequence ATGAAGGCGGTAAGAGAATCAATAAAGCAATCGGCAAGGTATAATAGCTATATATTTCTTGCGTCAATTATTTTATCTGCATTGGCCGTATTTCTTGCAGCATATTTCCTGGAACATGAATTCAGTCAGGTGATGAGTGTAGCCAGCTACCTTACATGGCACAATCTTTTTGAATTTATAAGCATTCTGGTCTCTTTTTCCATTTTTGCTGTTTCATACTATACATATGAGCAGACGCGTAGACTAAGATCTATATTTATTGGCAATATACTGCTGCTGACAGGCATGCTTGATGCATTTCATACTCTGAGTTTTAAAGGGATGCCAGACTTTTTTGTAGCTAATGATGGAGCAAACAGGGCGACAACACTCTGGATAATTTCGAGGCTGATAATATCTGCAGGGTTCTTTGCTTCTTGCTTTATTCCTAAGGAAAAACGCTCTTTACTAAATAGAAAGATTTTCATCATACCGTCATTAGCGGCAAGTGTGTTGATATTGGTTACAGTAACCTATTATCCGGAAGTTTTCCCCCTAATGTTTGATGAAAAAAGTGGGATTACCGGCATAAAAAAGATACTTGAGATACTGGTAATAGTTTTGTTCTTATTGACAACTGCTAAATTTCTGTATGAGTATGAAAAAACCAGGGATTATCTTATAGTAATGCTTGCAGCTGCGTTGATTCTTGGTGTTTTTAGTGAATGGGCCTTTGTTTCCTACAAGAATGATGTGCACAATATCTATAACTATTTGGGGCATGTATATAAATTTGTTTCATACTTCATTATTTTCAGAGTGATATTTATTTACAATGTAAAGCAACCGTATATCGAATTATCCCTGGCAAAAAATGAACTGAAGGAGTATGCAGAAAATCTTGACAGGACTGTAGAAAAGAGGACACAGGAATTAAGACTAATAAATCAAAGGCTTTTAGAGGATTTGGAGTATGCGAGGGATATACAGAAGGCAATACTGCCATCCACACTTCCTAAAGAGCAAGGAGTAAGCTTCTGTGCACGATATTTTCCGGCAGAACGTGTAAGTGGAGATTTTTATAATATATTTAAAATTGATGAAAACAATATCGGCATGTATATAGGGGATGTGGCCGGGCATGGTGTTCCTGCTGCGATGCTGATGGTATTTCTCAATCAAAGTATAAAAACAATAAGTGAAGCAAATGAAAAAAAGAGTGAAATACTGAAACCCTCAGAAGTATTGAAATCCTTGTATACATCCTTTAATAGGACCAACTTCAAGGAAGACGTTTACGTTGTTTTGATATATGCAGTTTATAATATTAAGGATAAGAGGCTTACGTATTCTTCGGCAGGTATAAATGTTCCCCCATTAATAATTAAGAAAGACACAGGAGTAACTGAAATGGAGGTTAAAGGATTTCCCATATGCAAGTTCATTGAATATTATAGCGCCGAATATGCTGATGAGACTCTGCAACTAAAAAAAGGCGATAAAATCTTTTTTTATACAGATGGTCTGGTAGAAGCGGAAAATGAAGTAAGGGAACTATTTGGAGAAAATAGGCTGAAAGGGCTTCTTAGAGAAAACAGAGAGTATACGTGTTTAAAGCTGATAGAAAAAATAGAAAAAACGTTTTTTAGGTTCTTAGATAAAAAAATATTAAAGGACGATATAACGTTTTTTGTTATGGAGGTACAATAA
- a CDS encoding PRC-barrel domain-containing protein produces the protein MKKTQEIIGLPIISISDGMEVGKVKSIIINADKGAIDYIVVDSGIQILSARVIPTDSVQGIGEYALTIENENAINDISKIPAAIDLLQKNIQVKGTKVLTKKGRLIGEIGDIYIDEDECCKITGLEYIADITQKRIRLIPRKSVITFGKNLVVVTEDVESTLVDKITELATGEGSLGAEKKNLTDSDSGNLGAEIVMPDSEESNNYVAPVDYSSSLPHIEKIVADGEALYKDNTAENEKQESRQQSTETYTIEADTTDSLKNNDTNLLSGFDTTVGQEAPDNGGMFPGQEQIARQDVQPASDAQTESSAANLFEQRQRQYLNGRRATKTIVDNNGNTIVSEGTLIDNGIIDMAKESGKLIELVMNNKA, from the coding sequence ATGAAAAAAACTCAGGAAATAATAGGCTTACCGATAATCAGCATATCTGACGGGATGGAAGTGGGCAAGGTAAAAAGCATTATAATAAATGCGGATAAGGGTGCCATTGACTACATAGTTGTTGACAGCGGTATTCAGATTCTAAGTGCAAGAGTTATCCCTACAGACAGTGTTCAGGGAATAGGAGAGTATGCGCTTACTATAGAAAATGAAAATGCTATTAACGATATCAGCAAAATTCCCGCGGCTATAGATCTTCTTCAGAAAAACATTCAGGTCAAGGGAACCAAGGTTCTCACCAAAAAAGGCAGATTGATTGGTGAAATAGGCGATATTTATATTGATGAAGATGAGTGCTGTAAAATAACCGGTCTTGAGTACATTGCCGATATTACCCAGAAAAGGATAAGGCTTATTCCGCGTAAGAGCGTAATAACATTTGGTAAGAATTTAGTAGTAGTTACAGAAGATGTAGAAAGTACTCTGGTAGATAAAATAACAGAATTAGCCACTGGGGAAGGAAGCCTGGGGGCCGAAAAAAAAAATCTGACGGATTCTGATTCTGGTAATTTGGGCGCAGAAATCGTTATGCCTGATAGCGAAGAAAGTAATAATTATGTAGCACCTGTAGATTATAGCAGCTCCTTACCACATATTGAGAAAATAGTTGCAGATGGTGAAGCTTTGTATAAGGATAATACTGCTGAAAATGAAAAGCAGGAAAGCAGGCAGCAATCTACAGAAACATATACTATAGAAGCAGATACTACGGATAGCCTTAAGAATAATGATACTAATTTACTCAGCGGTTTTGATACAACCGTTGGACAGGAGGCCCCCGATAATGGGGGAATGTTTCCCGGACAAGAACAGATTGCTCGACAGGATGTACAGCCTGCTAGTGATGCTCAGACAGAAAGCAGCGCTGCTAATTTATTCGAACAAAGGCAAAGACAGTATCTTAATGGCAGAAGGGCTACAAAAACGATAGTGGATAACAATGGTAATACTATTGTGAGCGAAGGGACACTTATAGATAACGGCATTATAGATATGGCAAAAGAAAGTGGAAAACTAATTGAGCTGGTTATGAACAATAAGGCATAG
- a CDS encoding VanW family protein: MTKVQKSVFIVFISVLVQTVLGLSVGLGMLYISSRDHINDNVYIGNTPLGNLNREEAAAKVEEMYKATISNGSFTIIYGSNKKFLVKYSEIDAFLDIAATIRTAFGSTGSESFENMIRGHFSSQKREITPVITFNEGKLREKLNELAIYINKEPVDADIEVKEGKVVKIPEEKGLKLNFNKSLKRIESEIGKSIGGFISFREADDLEVETIAAEYTLSSYDGLNEIISQHTTKVLDLDVADSLIQAAFAINKVCVPCADLKNRKEPSSFSFNKYLVIEGGIINKNDEGYNQVASTLYAAVLKAGIDPKFITRTPHKNTVDYIQPGLDAVVISNTYDFKFVNTLDSPVLIYTEIHGDTLTVSIISKKKQSQVTGNLETEVIQKYTPTVEYVENEKMAAGERKMVSSGREGLLVKVYRTVPNSTSEDTRRFLYEDRYEAVKAIIEIGPNTRWGDDSIK; this comes from the coding sequence GTGACCAAGGTACAGAAAAGTGTTTTTATAGTTTTCATATCAGTATTGGTTCAGACCGTATTAGGGCTCTCAGTTGGGCTTGGGATGCTGTACATTTCCTCCAGGGACCACATAAACGATAATGTTTATATAGGCAATACTCCTTTAGGCAATCTGAACAGGGAGGAAGCCGCGGCAAAGGTTGAGGAGATGTACAAAGCTACTATATCCAACGGGTCTTTTACAATTATATATGGAAGCAATAAGAAATTTCTGGTCAAGTATAGTGAGATTGATGCATTTTTAGATATTGCAGCTACTATCAGAACTGCATTTGGCAGTACCGGATCAGAATCCTTTGAGAATATGATAAGAGGGCATTTCTCATCTCAAAAAAGGGAAATCACGCCTGTAATAACATTTAACGAAGGCAAATTGCGGGAAAAGCTCAATGAGCTTGCAATTTATATTAATAAAGAACCTGTTGATGCAGACATAGAGGTAAAAGAAGGCAAGGTAGTAAAAATTCCTGAAGAGAAGGGATTAAAGCTAAATTTCAATAAATCATTAAAAAGAATAGAGTCGGAAATAGGAAAGAGTATAGGCGGTTTTATTAGCTTCAGAGAAGCAGATGATCTTGAAGTGGAAACTATTGCTGCTGAATACACTTTAAGCAGTTATGATGGGCTGAATGAGATAATCTCACAGCATACGACAAAAGTGCTTGATTTAGACGTTGCTGATTCACTTATTCAGGCGGCTTTTGCAATAAACAAAGTTTGTGTTCCTTGTGCGGATTTAAAGAATAGAAAAGAGCCTTCAAGCTTTTCTTTTAACAAATACCTAGTCATAGAAGGCGGGATTATTAATAAAAATGATGAGGGATATAATCAGGTGGCATCTACGCTATACGCAGCTGTGCTGAAAGCTGGAATTGATCCCAAATTTATAACACGGACACCGCATAAAAATACCGTTGACTATATCCAGCCGGGCTTAGATGCTGTTGTTATAAGTAATACCTATGACTTCAAATTTGTGAATACACTAGACAGTCCGGTACTGATTTATACTGAGATACATGGAGATACTCTGACAGTAAGTATAATAAGTAAAAAAAAACAGTCTCAGGTGACTGGCAATCTGGAAACTGAAGTGATTCAGAAATACACTCCTACAGTTGAATATGTAGAGAATGAAAAAATGGCAGCCGGAGAGAGAAAAATGGTCAGTTCCGGAAGAGAAGGGCTTTTGGTAAAGGTATACAGGACTGTACCCAATAGTACATCGGAAGATACAAGAAGGTTTTTGTATGAAGATAGATACGAGGCGGTAAAAGCTATTATTGAGATAGGCCCTAATACTCGTTGGGGAGATGACAGTATAAAATAA
- a CDS encoding adaptor protein MecA — MKIEKISENEIKVTISISDLEERNIDLNSLNYNSPAAQELFWDMMEQAEVQYGFNTSDSQLCIEALPDSDEGFIVTITKMDEDGDFESIQKYIKNKFKKNDLKVKRKNRKIYSTLMIYSFREFEDLCSLSKKISSLYSGDSSLFKYKETYYLVLTRSSLTISNTKLFEVMLGEYGNKVPNTGFYEGYLNEYGTKIIEYNAIEILNNYF, encoded by the coding sequence ATGAAAATTGAAAAGATAAGTGAAAATGAAATAAAGGTTACTATTTCTATCAGCGATCTGGAGGAAAGAAATATTGATTTGAACTCTCTTAACTATAATTCACCTGCAGCCCAGGAATTATTCTGGGATATGATGGAGCAAGCCGAGGTGCAGTACGGTTTCAACACATCAGATTCTCAATTGTGCATAGAAGCACTGCCGGATTCGGACGAGGGTTTTATAGTAACAATAACAAAGATGGACGAAGATGGAGATTTTGAGTCAATACAGAAGTACATTAAGAATAAGTTTAAAAAGAATGATTTAAAGGTAAAGAGAAAAAACAGGAAAATCTATTCGACTTTAATGATTTATTCTTTTAGAGAATTTGAGGATTTATGTTCCCTGAGCAAGAAAATCAGTTCCTTGTATTCAGGAGACAGCTCTCTATTTAAATATAAGGAAACCTACTACCTTGTATTGACCAGAAGCAGTCTTACTATTTCGAATACAAAACTCTTTGAGGTAATGCTCGGCGAATATGGTAATAAAGTACCCAATACCGGATTTTATGAAGGCTACCTGAATGAATACGGAACAAAGATTATTGAGTATAATGCAATAGAAATACTAAATAACTATTTTTAG
- a CDS encoding Maf family protein, producing MKEIVLASASPRRFELLRQIGLEFKVMPSAIEEIIENELMPEQIACNLALIKAEDVAGRLNGDFVVIGADTIVVCDTILGKPEDRESAFRMLQMLQGKWHEVITGVAVIDCRTLKKESFYERTRVKMRSMNDGMINAYINTGEPMDKAGAYGIQGMGAVLVEKIDGCYFNVVGFPIMKFTQIAEGFGIKVLG from the coding sequence ATGAAGGAAATAGTGCTTGCATCGGCCTCGCCGAGGCGGTTTGAACTACTAAGGCAAATTGGTCTTGAATTTAAAGTAATGCCTTCAGCTATCGAGGAAATTATTGAAAATGAGCTTATGCCTGAGCAGATAGCATGTAATCTTGCTCTCATTAAAGCGGAGGATGTAGCTGGTCGTCTGAACGGGGATTTTGTTGTTATAGGAGCGGATACGATAGTAGTTTGCGATACCATTCTAGGCAAGCCTGAAGACCGGGAAAGCGCATTCCGGATGCTTCAAATGCTGCAAGGCAAGTGGCATGAGGTAATCACAGGGGTTGCAGTTATTGATTGCAGGACTTTGAAAAAAGAAAGCTTTTATGAGAGAACCCGTGTTAAGATGCGCAGCATGAACGACGGAATGATTAATGCATATATAAATACCGGCGAACCGATGGATAAAGCCGGAGCGTATGGTATTCAGGGTATGGGGGCCGTACTTGTTGAAAAAATTGATGGGTGCTATTTTAATGTAGTAGGATTTCCTATTATGAAGTTTACCCAGATAGCAGAGGGTTTTGGAATAAAAGTACTTGGATAG
- the radC gene encoding DNA repair protein RadC, which translates to MIYEHQRLKIKDLPAGERPYEKLERYGPQILSDAELLAIIIKTGSKSDTSVTLSQRLLKEDKSEKGLSFLYDLSLEQLKCIRGIGKVKAIQIKALTELSKRIAASFGLSERPVVKSPDDVSRLLMEEMRHLKKEVFKIILLSTKNHVIRILDISVGSLASSIVHPREVFSEAVKAGCSAIILIHNHPSGDPEPSKEDIETTNRLVSGGNILGIKILDHIVIGNGKYVSLKERGLL; encoded by the coding sequence ATGATTTACGAACATCAGAGGCTGAAAATAAAAGACCTGCCGGCAGGTGAAAGACCCTATGAAAAGCTTGAGAGATACGGCCCTCAGATTTTATCTGATGCAGAGCTCCTGGCTATAATTATTAAAACCGGAAGTAAAAGTGATACATCGGTTACTCTGTCGCAAAGGCTACTTAAGGAGGATAAGAGTGAAAAAGGATTAAGCTTTTTATATGACTTATCTTTAGAACAGCTTAAGTGCATCAGAGGAATAGGTAAAGTAAAAGCAATACAGATTAAAGCATTGACAGAATTGTCAAAAAGAATTGCTGCTTCTTTCGGTTTAAGTGAAAGACCGGTAGTAAAATCACCGGATGATGTAAGCAGGTTACTTATGGAAGAAATGAGACACTTGAAAAAGGAAGTTTTTAAGATTATTCTCCTAAGTACCAAAAATCATGTGATAAGAATACTTGATATATCTGTGGGTAGCCTTGCTTCATCGATAGTCCATCCACGGGAGGTTTTCAGCGAAGCAGTTAAGGCAGGATGCTCAGCGATTATTCTTATACATAATCATCCCAGCGGAGACCCTGAACCGAGCAAAGAAGATATAGAAACTACAAACAGGTTGGTAAGCGGCGGGAATATATTAGGTATCAAGATATTGGATCATATAGTGATTGGAAATGGAAAGTATGTAAGCCTCAAGGAAAGAGGATTGCTTTAG
- a CDS encoding rod shape-determining protein, producing MSFFSRDIGIDLGTANTLVHVKGKGIILREPSVVAVNKKTNDILAVGDSAKSMIGRTPGNIVAIRPMKDGVIADFDITQSMLKYFIKKVMSKGLFGKPRVVICVPSGVTEVEKRAVEEATLQAGAKEAYLIEEPMAAAIGANLPVEEPSGSMVVDIGGGTSEVAVISLGGIVTSKSLRIAGDELDESIVHYVKKEYNLMIGERTAEEIKVTIGAAYPKPKEETIEIRGRDLITGLPKNLSITSSEITEALKEPVNSIVDSIKYTLEKTPPELAADIMDRGIMLTGGGALLSGLDKLIKEETGMPVSIAENPLDCVALGAGKVLDEIEVLKKVLISPKKLR from the coding sequence ATGAGTTTTTTTTCTAGGGATATAGGAATAGATTTGGGAACGGCAAATACACTGGTTCATGTCAAGGGCAAGGGTATAATATTAAGAGAGCCTTCAGTTGTAGCTGTAAATAAAAAGACTAATGATATACTTGCGGTTGGTGATTCTGCAAAAAGCATGATAGGAAGGACACCGGGGAATATAGTTGCCATAAGACCTATGAAAGATGGTGTAATAGCTGACTTTGACATAACACAAAGTATGTTGAAGTATTTCATTAAGAAAGTTATGTCCAAGGGGTTATTTGGTAAGCCAAGAGTTGTTATTTGTGTACCTTCGGGTGTTACAGAAGTTGAAAAGAGAGCTGTAGAGGAAGCTACACTGCAGGCAGGTGCAAAAGAAGCATACCTTATAGAAGAGCCTATGGCAGCGGCAATTGGTGCTAATTTGCCTGTGGAAGAGCCTTCAGGAAGCATGGTTGTCGATATAGGTGGCGGAACCAGTGAAGTAGCAGTAATATCTCTTGGGGGAATTGTTACCAGCAAGTCACTAAGAATAGCAGGAGATGAACTTGACGAATCTATTGTACATTATGTAAAAAAAGAATATAATTTAATGATAGGAGAAAGAACAGCAGAGGAAATAAAGGTAACGATAGGTGCGGCCTATCCTAAGCCTAAGGAAGAAACAATTGAAATCAGAGGCAGAGATTTGATTACTGGACTTCCCAAAAACCTCTCTATTACTTCATCCGAGATAACAGAGGCATTAAAGGAACCCGTGAATTCAATAGTTGATTCCATAAAGTATACTTTGGAAAAAACACCTCCTGAGTTAGCGGCAGATATTATGGACAGAGGTATTATGCTTACTGGCGGCGGCGCTCTTTTAAGCGGCCTTGATAAACTGATAAAGGAAGAGACAGGAATGCCAGTATCTATTGCAGAAAATCCTCTGGATTGTGTTGCGCTTGGAGCAGGTAAAGTTCTTGATGAAATAGAAGTATTAAAGAAAGTTTTGATTTCACCCAAAAAACTGAGGTAA
- the mreC gene encoding rod shape-determining protein MreC, translated as MLRLFRNKLFVVILVTVTIFIIMGVTATPGSRLAYIGDAVSVPLSPFQSFFSFIGEKVEGSFTFFKDMKELKKENEELKTKVDELENERRNLLRYEKENKELRDALNLKNQFSNYESVGGNIIAKDVGNWFNIFTIDRGNSDGITDFSPVITSKGLVGCVNDTMPFTSKVLSIIDVDSTVSVLISKYSEMAIVRGDLKLKDEGFCRMDNIGDEIELSAGDTIETSGMGGIYPRGILVGRVKETRRDSGESRKYAVIEPAVDFKKLQEVFVLKSKNKNTDIGSAGK; from the coding sequence TTGTTACGTCTTTTTAGAAACAAGTTGTTTGTAGTGATACTTGTGACAGTAACAATATTTATTATTATGGGGGTTACAGCAACACCGGGCAGCAGACTGGCCTATATAGGAGATGCTGTCAGTGTACCGCTATCCCCTTTTCAGAGTTTCTTTTCCTTTATCGGGGAGAAAGTTGAGGGCAGCTTTACTTTTTTCAAAGATATGAAAGAGCTAAAAAAGGAAAATGAGGAACTTAAAACTAAAGTTGACGAACTTGAAAATGAAAGAAGAAATCTTTTAAGATATGAAAAAGAAAACAAGGAATTAAGGGATGCTCTTAATCTGAAAAACCAGTTTAGTAACTATGAATCCGTAGGTGGTAATATAATTGCAAAGGATGTCGGTAACTGGTTTAACATTTTTACTATTGATAGGGGAAACAGTGACGGTATTACCGACTTTTCTCCCGTTATTACAAGTAAAGGTCTTGTAGGCTGTGTAAATGATACCATGCCTTTTACGTCAAAAGTCTTATCGATAATTGATGTTGACAGCACTGTAAGTGTATTAATATCGAAATACTCGGAGATGGCTATAGTCAGAGGAGATTTGAAGCTAAAGGACGAGGGTTTCTGTAGAATGGACAATATTGGGGACGAAATAGAGTTAAGTGCCGGTGATACCATAGAAACATCAGGTATGGGAGGTATTTATCCAAGGGGAATTCTGGTAGGGCGTGTTAAAGAAACCAGAAGGGATAGCGGTGAATCCAGAAAATATGCCGTTATTGAACCAGCTGTTGACTTTAAAAAACTTCAGGAAGTGTTTGTTCTGAAAAGCAAGAACAAGAATACAGACATAGGTAGTGCAGGCAAATGA
- the mreD gene encoding rod shape-determining protein MreD, with translation MKSKIFIYTITILIITIIQCTVLDYIRVYNVKPDLMIVFVIAVALLRGNVEGAAIGFVMGLLHDVISGKILGFYSLLGLYLGLIIGSVNKRLYRENFLVIIFFTFISSIAYEGGVYFLSTLTNGNADFVYAFKALILPEAVYNSIASIIIYILVIKMNYRFEDVGKTTRKY, from the coding sequence ATGAAGTCAAAGATTTTTATTTACACAATTACCATTTTAATTATTACTATAATACAGTGCACGGTGTTGGATTATATCAGGGTATACAATGTCAAGCCCGACCTTATGATAGTTTTTGTCATAGCGGTTGCACTCCTGCGGGGCAATGTTGAAGGGGCTGCTATCGGGTTTGTTATGGGACTTCTTCATGATGTGATATCGGGAAAGATTTTGGGTTTTTATTCTTTATTGGGACTATATCTTGGGTTAATAATAGGGTCTGTAAATAAAAGACTGTACAGAGAAAACTTTCTCGTAATAATTTTCTTTACATTTATTTCATCTATTGCATATGAAGGTGGTGTGTATTTCCTTTCAACTCTTACCAACGGAAATGCAGATTTTGTTTATGCTTTTAAAGCTCTGATATTGCCGGAAGCTGTTTATAACAGCATTGCATCAATAATTATCTATATTTTGGTTATAAAAATGAACTACAGGTTTGAGGATGTAGGAAAAACAACCCGGAAATACTAA
- the minC gene encoding septum site-determining protein MinC, with protein sequence MSEASVTFRATVNGLIIIMREEDSFENIYEQIEKKVASAGKFFKGASLSVKYRGKKLSKDEEIKISELMTTKTGAEIKSFEEDAEEPVKVQNPVPAQQKIKLRKYFFNGIDEGITKFYRGTVRSGQLINFDGNLVVIGDVNPGGEVVATGNVIIMGSLRGIVHAGADGNKSAIVVAFNLQPTQLRIADVITRSPDEKSNKGASIPELAYVKDDTVYIERFLPQR encoded by the coding sequence ATGAGTGAAGCTAGTGTTACTTTTAGGGCCACAGTAAATGGTTTGATTATCATTATGAGGGAAGAAGACAGTTTTGAAAATATTTACGAACAGATTGAAAAGAAGGTGGCTTCTGCCGGAAAATTTTTTAAGGGGGCAAGTCTTTCCGTAAAATACCGTGGGAAGAAACTGAGTAAAGATGAAGAAATAAAAATAAGTGAGCTTATGACTACGAAAACAGGTGCAGAAATCAAGAGCTTTGAAGAGGATGCCGAAGAGCCTGTAAAAGTTCAAAATCCTGTTCCCGCACAACAAAAGATAAAATTACGCAAATACTTCTTTAACGGCATAGACGAAGGAATTACCAAGTTCTACAGGGGAACAGTGCGTTCCGGTCAGTTGATAAACTTTGATGGTAATCTGGTAGTCATAGGTGATGTAAATCCTGGAGGAGAAGTAGTAGCAACAGGCAATGTAATTATCATGGGTTCGCTGAGGGGAATAGTTCATGCAGGGGCTGATGGTAATAAGTCTGCTATTGTAGTAGCATTTAATCTGCAGCCTACACAACTTAGAATCGCGGACGTTATTACCCGCTCACCGGATGAGAAATCAAACAAGGGAGCTTCTATTCCGGAGTTGGCGTACGTAAAGGATGATACGGTATATATAGAGAGATTTCTTCCACAAAGGTAG
- the minD gene encoding septum site-determining protein MinD: MGEVIVITSGKGGVGKTTTTANIGTGLALQGKKVVLIDTDIGLRNLDVVMGLENRIVYDLVDVVEGTCRIKQALIKDKRYENLYLLPAAQTRDKSAVSPEQMIKLCDELKEEFDYILVDCPAGIEQGFKNAIAGASRAIVVTTPEVSAVRDADRIIGLLEANELRNPKLLVNRVRIDMVKRGDMMNIDDIIDILAIDLIGVVPDDEKIVVSTNKGEPAVTDNKSLAGQAYRNITKRVMGEDIPLLELEADEGIVFKLKKLFGLKTT, from the coding sequence ATGGGAGAAGTCATTGTAATAACTTCCGGTAAGGGTGGAGTAGGGAAGACTACTACAACCGCTAATATTGGTACAGGCTTGGCTTTACAAGGCAAGAAGGTTGTATTGATAGATACCGATATCGGGTTAAGAAATCTGGATGTAGTTATGGGTCTTGAAAACAGGATAGTTTATGACCTGGTTGACGTTGTGGAAGGTACATGCAGAATAAAGCAAGCATTGATCAAGGATAAACGTTATGAAAACCTTTATCTCTTACCGGCTGCACAGACAAGGGACAAGTCCGCAGTATCTCCGGAACAGATGATAAAGCTTTGTGATGAACTGAAAGAGGAATTTGACTATATATTAGTAGATTGCCCTGCAGGTATTGAGCAGGGATTTAAAAATGCTATTGCAGGTGCAAGTAGAGCTATTGTTGTTACGACTCCTGAAGTTTCTGCGGTTAGAGATGCAGATAGAATAATAGGATTGCTTGAAGCTAATGAACTGAGGAACCCCAAGCTGCTGGTAAACAGGGTAAGAATAGACATGGTAAAACGCGGTGATATGATGAATATAGATGATATCATCGATATTCTTGCGATAGACCTTATAGGGGTAGTTCCGGATGATGAAAAAATTGTCGTATCTACAAATAAAGGTGAACCTGCGGTAACCGATAATAAATCATTAGCCGGACAAGCATACAGAAATATTACAAAAAGAGTGATGGGTGAGGATATTCCTTTACTTGAGCTTGAAGCAGATGAAGGCATTGTATTTAAACTAAAAAAACTTTTTGGTTTAAAAACCACTTAA
- the minE gene encoding cell division topological specificity factor MinE: protein MLLDLSKLFGRSKNSKDVAKERLKLVLIHDRANVSPQFLEMVKGEIIKVISNYMDIEESELDIQLTRTKSEEGDRTVPALVANIPIKKVKDSGK, encoded by the coding sequence ATGTTGCTGGATTTATCAAAGTTATTTGGAAGGTCTAAAAACTCAAAAGATGTAGCCAAAGAAAGGTTGAAACTCGTACTTATCCACGATAGAGCAAATGTTTCGCCACAATTTCTAGAGATGGTGAAAGGTGAGATAATTAAAGTTATATCAAACTATATGGATATAGAAGAAAGTGAGCTGGATATTCAACTCACCAGGACAAAAAGCGAGGAAGGTGACAGAACAGTTCCCGCTTTGGTGGCAAACATTCCTATTAAAAAAGTTAAAGACAGTGGAAAATAG
- a CDS encoding YkuS family protein, whose protein sequence is MKQKIAIEPNLTPIKDFLSNKGYSVDSINFGEQIIKSDKNYDAFIVTGIDTNFMGISDTNSKAVVINAKGLTAEQVYHELQKKFE, encoded by the coding sequence ATGAAACAAAAGATAGCTATAGAGCCTAATCTTACACCGATTAAGGACTTTTTGTCCAATAAGGGATACAGTGTTGATAGTATAAATTTCGGTGAGCAGATAATCAAGTCTGATAAAAATTATGACGCATTCATTGTCACAGGAATAGACACCAACTTTATGGGAATAAGCGATACAAACAGCAAGGCTGTTGTAATAAATGCAAAGGGATTGACTGCTGAGCAGGTATATCACGAGTTGCAAAAGAAATTTGAATAA